The following coding sequences are from one Vulpes vulpes isolate BD-2025 chromosome 12, VulVul3, whole genome shotgun sequence window:
- the LOC112920186 gene encoding olfactory receptor 8B3-like, translating to MAPTNSSFVTEFILMGLTDLPDLQLPLFCLFLLMYVVTLLGNLGLIILIRLNSHLHTPMYFFLFNLSFIDFCYSSVFTPKMLIHFTSKKNIISYRGCMTQLYFFCFFVISECYVLTSMAYDRYVAIYNPLLYNVAMSPNVCSLLMFGSYLMAFSGAMAHTGCMLRLTFCDANTINHYFCDILPLLQLSCTSTYVNELVVFIVVGVNIIVPTVTIFVSYGFILSSILRISSTEGRSKAFSTCSSHIIAVSLFFGSGAFMYLKPSSAGSMDEGKISSLFYTNVVPLMNPFIYSLRNKDIKLALRKIQSRRVF from the coding sequence ATGGCTCCTACAAACTCCTCTTTTGTGACTGAATTCATTCTGATGGGGCTCACAGACTTACCAGATCTCCAGCTCCCCCTGTTCTGCCTGTTTCTACTCATGTATGTGGTCACCCTGTTGGGAAATTTGGGCTTGATCATTCTAATCAGGCTGAATTCACACCTCCATACCCCCATGTACTTTTTCCTCTTCAATTTGTCCTTCATAGACTTCTGTTATTCTTCTGTGTTTACACCTAAAATGCTGATTCACTTCACATCCAAGAAGAATATTATTTCCTACAGGGGGTGCATGACCCAgctttactttttctgtttttttgttatttctgaaTGCTATGTGCTGACATCCATGGCCTATgatcgctatgtggccatctaTAACCCACTTTTGTATAATGTTGCCATGTCCCCTAATGTATGTTCCCTCCTTATGTTTGGTTCATATTTGATGGCATTCTCAGGTGCCATGGCCCACACAGGATGCATGCTGAGACTGACCTTCTGTGATGCAAACACCATCAACCATTATTTTTGTGAcatcctccctctgctccagctctCCTGCACCAGCACGTATGTGAATGAGCTGGTGGTTTTCATTGTGGTGGGCGTCAACATCATTGTGCCCACTGTCACCATCTTCGTGTCTTATGGTTTCATCCTCTCTAGCATCCTGCGCATCAGCTCCACTGAAGGCAGATCCAAAGCTTTCAGCACCTGCAGTTCCCACATAATTgcagtttctctcttctttggaTCAGGTGCATTTATGTATCTTAAGCCATCTTCTGCTGGGTCTATGGATGAGGGGAAAATCTCCTCTCTCTTTTATACCAATGTGGTTCCTTTGATGAACCCTTTCATTTACAGCTTGAGAAACAAAGACATTAAACTTGCTCTGAGAAAAATCCAGAGTAGGAGAGTGTTTTGA
- the LOC112920185 gene encoding olfactory receptor 8B8-like, whose amino-acid sequence MSRKRMAPGNASLVTEFILVGLTDLPDLQLPLFCLFLLMYVVTVMGNLCLVTLIGLNPHLHTPMYFFLFNLSFIDLFYSSVFTPKMLIHFTSKKNIISYMGCMTQLFFFCFFGISEAYVLTSMAYDRYVAICNPLLYNVAMSPNVCSLLMLGSYLMAFSGAMAHTGCMLRLTFCDANTINHYLCDILPLLQLSCTSTYVNELVVFIVVGINVIVPSVTIFVSYGFILSSILRISSTEGRSKAFSTCSSHVIAVSLFFGSGAFMYLKPSSAGSMDEGKISSVFYTSAVPMMNPLIYSLRNKDIKIAVRNTLNRRQF is encoded by the exons ATGTCAAGgaa AAGAATGGCCCCTGGAAATGCTTCTCTTGTGACTGAATTCATTCTGGTGGGGCTCACAGACCTACCAGATCTCCAGCTCCCCTTGTTCTGCTTGTTTCTCCTCATGTATGTGGTCACTGTGATGGGAAATTTATGCTTGGTCACTCTAATCGGGCTGAATCCACACCTCCATACCCCCATGTACTTTTTCCTCTTCAATTTGTCCTTCATAGACCTCTTTTATTCATCTGTGTTTACACCCAAAATGCTGATTCACTTCACATCCAAGAAAAATATTATCTCCTACATGGGGTGCATGacccaacttttctttttctgtttttttggtaTTTCTGAAGCTTATGTGCTGACATCCATGGCCTATgatcgctatgtggccatctgtaacCCACTTTTGTATAATGTTGCCATGTCCCCTAATGTGTGTTCCCTCCTTATGCTTGGTTCATATCTGATGGCATTCTCAGGTGCCATGGCTCACACTGGATGCATGCTGAGACTGACCTTCTGTGATGCAAACACCATCAACCATTACTTATGTGAcatcctccctctgctccagctctCCTGCACCAGCACGTATGTGAATGAGCTGGTGGTTTTCATTGTGGTGGGCATCAATGTGATTGTGCCTAGTGTCACCATCTTTGTTTCTTATGGTTTCATCCTCTCCAGCATCCTGCGCATCAGCTCCACTGAGGGCAGGTCCAAAGCCTTCAGCACCTGCAGTTCCCATGTAATtgcagtttctctcttttttggttCAGGTGCATTTATGTATCTTAAACCATCTTCTGCTGGGTCTATGGATGAGGGGAAAATCTCCTCTGTCTTTTATACCAGTGCGGTTCCCATGATGAACCCCCTCATTTACAGCTTGagaaacaaagacattaaaattgcTGTGAGAAATACTTTGAACAGGAGACAGTTTTGA